A genomic region of Dunckerocampus dactyliophorus isolate RoL2022-P2 chromosome 8, RoL_Ddac_1.1, whole genome shotgun sequence contains the following coding sequences:
- the LOC129186657 gene encoding neuritin-like produces MGLFMSTKIWRILGFALVFLSITVLADSADVKCENVYKDFSDCVLELGESMDNYQENVTSERGVAAVCSHWEAFHTCALTALSDCQQEVSSIWETLRQDSQKMRFQGSLFDLCSPSSSPSMSSPVAALTLPLTAMLLTTGPRWSFM; encoded by the exons ATGGGATTGTTCATGTCGACCAAGATCTGGAGGATCCTCGGCTTTGCCTTAG TGTTCCTGTCCATCACCGTGCTGGCAGATTCTGCAGATGTAAAGTGTGAGAACGTCTATAAGGACTTCTCTGACTGTGTCCTGGAGCTGGGGGAGAGCATGGACaactatcaggagaatgtcaccAGCGAGAGGGGAGTAGCGGCTGTGTGCAG CCACTGGGAAGCTTTCCACACGTGTGCCCTGACAGCGTTGTCCGACTGCCAGCAAGAAGTCAGCTCCATCTGGGAGACGCTGAGGCAGGACTCCCAGAAGATGCGCTTTCAGGGGAGCTTGTTCGACCTGTGCAGCCCCAGCTCGTCTCCTAGCATGAGTTCACCTGTGGCGGCGTTGACCTTGCCCCTCACAGCCATGTTGCTCACAACCGGGCCCAGATGGTCCTTCATGTAG